TTCCATGCAGGGATGCTGTTATATACGCGGTCGGGGGGAATAGAAAAATCTATAATGGGGTGCAACCACTTTTGACGCAGTTTATAGGAAAAGCTGGTAATCGGCTGGAGACGCGCAGCAGGCGGAAATAAAGTTTTATAATGCTGCCCTTTTTCTCTAAGATAGCTTGTTACTTCTGAGAAAAAATCTGTTTTGTTTTGCAGTTGCGGTTGCGGTTTATGTTGGTGGGAATGAGTAGCATCTTCGCAATTTAATTTATAAGCTAATGCCAGCATATAAGAAAAAGACAAACTCGCTTTAGAAGTATCTTTTGCAGGTATTAATTTCATGTTCCCAAGCAGGACGTTGATGTTACCTTGCAAACTCCAATTATTGCTAGCAAGAGACGGATGGACGCTTAAGGGTTCTTTGGTGTCGCCCCATGTCATTGCGAACACAAACCAAGTGGGGTGGGTTGGGTTTTTAACGGCGGCTTGCAGAGATCTTGCAAGGCGCGCATCCTCGATTTCTCCCTGCCGATCTCCATGCTTGCGATCTAATAAATAATCAATGCCAACAACTCTGGCATCCATTGCCGAAAGTTTATCGACCAAACTAGCAAGATACTTACGATCCATCGGCTTAGGGTTGCGTATTTTTGCCTCTTGGATCGACTTTTCATTAATTTGCACTAACAGAACTGGGGGCTTATCGTTGGGAAGCTGATTTGTAAGGTGGCGGTAGATAGCTTGCGTTAACACGCGCTGGTCTACTAAAAAATTTTGGGCGGAGAGGGATAAACTTATTAATAGCAAGGCCGAAAGCGCGATCGCTTCCCCCATCGTCGGTACAATATCATCTATAATCTGCTTTATTCCCGATGGGGGAATGCGAAATAAATCTGCATCCGGATGACAAAAAAGCGACGGAATTAAAGATGCAGATGGACAAGTAAAATTTTCTTCTAGTTTGAGATACTGACACGCCGCAAGCATTGACTCTTGTACGTCCTTGCGTTCTGCCAAGGTTTGCATAAACCGCTTTATAAATTTCTGCGCTACCTCATTGTGAATTGGTTCGCGCATTATGGCGACTTGACTAAAACCTAAGTTAATTAATGATTCGGCGATATTAATACCGCTGCAAGAGTTGAATAACGCAAATTGCAATCCTCGCGATTTTGCTATTTGTAATTGCAGTTCAATCTCGCTAATAGATAGAGAAGTGTTAGGCGCGATCGCTAGTTCTCCTCCTATAATCGCGCTTTCATTACTGTGTCCCGCAAATAACAACACATCCCAGCCGCGTTCGTCTGTTAAAGCCTGACATATATCGTCTTTTAGTTGGGCAATATCCTGCCCTGGTTGCCAGCCAACAAATTTAATTTCTGCGATGCGTGATAGCGATCGCACTGCCTCCCTATCTTTTTGAAAATTCAGCCCCGTATCGTCTCCCAAAATCACCAAAACTCTGGCTTTTTTACCATGTTTTTTGTTTTTGGCTTTAAGTGTTTCTTCCTTAATATTCAGAGGGGCGCGAACAATACGAATTGCCCTAGATGTAGCAAATTCAGCGCCAATTTCCCAAGCTTCCCAAGGCAGACGCGCTAACTCAATGGAGTTGCAAGTAAGAAAGACATTCTCCCCTTTTTCGCCGCTTGGAAGTAATTGTGGATTAGCGCGATCGCCAGTCCCTTTAGCGATCGCCGCCCTAATTTCGTATAACTCAGCACTCCGCAGCCAGTGATGAAATTCATACAACAGTCTGGCTTCGGCTTGCACCAGCCTTGCGTGCCAGTCAATTGGGGGTGATGCGATACTCCCGCTGCCTTCTACCCGCCCACGCAGCGCCGATTTATAAAAACTTAGATATACTCGCTGCCACTCTTGATAAAATCCTGTCAGCGTCTCTGGATAATTTAGTGTTGTACAAAGTTGTTGTCCTCTACCCCAGGACAATTCAAACAGACAAGTTTTATCTATCCGCTGTACCTTCAGTCGGAAACTAGAATTATCTGTCATAAAGTTTGGTTGGGACGAAAGGCAAAGGGAGGCAAAGTTAGGGTTGCACTATTTCTTAAAGCAATAGTAACAAGAAACGTTTCATTCCACGTTCCCGCTACCCTCGCATAAATATAACTATCGCCAGTTTCTCTGTTTAGTGCCCGTTCCACCAATACACCCGTTTCGTCGCTAACTCGCAGTATTAAATTATCTGGCAAGTTGTATCCTGGCTGCGAGCCTAACACTAATAATAATGTCCATTCTGGAATATTATCAACAGATAGTATAGGCCAAGTAACTGCATAAAGTCTCACCCAACTTTGAGCTAGTTGCAAATCTTGATAACCGCCCCTCGCGTTCTGAGGAATTAACGTTCCCCCGCGCTCTAGTTCTGTTAAAATAACTTCCAGTTCTTGAGTAGGCGATCGCAGCGGTACGGCCTCTGGGGAAAATGCCGGAAGCAGTACCCAAGATAATCCCTGCGCCACTTCATCCATTTCATCGCGCAACCACAGCCCCACATTTAGCATTTGTTGCGTTGTTGCATTTAGTCTATCTGCTAAAGAAACGCGATTAATTTCATCTCTAGTTGAATCTGTCGCTTCAGTTGGTAACAAAATAGCCGATGGTTCCAAACAGCGCAAGTAGAGCATCAGATTATCGGAATCGGTATCAAATAAATCTAGGGGCAGGCTGTAATTTTCCTGTTTATCTGCTTCTTGTAAAGACGCGATCGCTCGTGCTTCTCCAATTTTTTCATAACTCATGAAACCGTATATTCTAGCTTCTTCGAGTTCTTCGCGTACTTCTACTAAAACATAAAACTGAGCTGTATATTCTGGCAAATCGAATATTGCTTTGGGCAGCGCGATCGCTTCTTCTATGACGCTACCAACTGCGGTTAAGCAAATTTTGAAATTTCCTACATTTAAATTACAAACAGCATCTATTATATTAGCATTAGGCGGAGCAAAGATCGAACATTTATCACGATCTATCGGTATATCTGGTGCGCGATGTTTCACCCATTGCTC
This portion of the Microcoleus sp. FACHB-831 genome encodes:
- a CDS encoding CHASE2 domain-containing protein, which produces MTDNSSFRLKVQRIDKTCLFELSWGRGQQLCTTLNYPETLTGFYQEWQRVYLSFYKSALRGRVEGSGSIASPPIDWHARLVQAEARLLYEFHHWLRSAELYEIRAAIAKGTGDRANPQLLPSGEKGENVFLTCNSIELARLPWEAWEIGAEFATSRAIRIVRAPLNIKEETLKAKNKKHGKKARVLVILGDDTGLNFQKDREAVRSLSRIAEIKFVGWQPGQDIAQLKDDICQALTDERGWDVLLFAGHSNESAIIGGELAIAPNTSLSISEIELQLQIAKSRGLQFALFNSCSGINIAESLINLGFSQVAIMREPIHNEVAQKFIKRFMQTLAERKDVQESMLAACQYLKLEENFTCPSASLIPSLFCHPDADLFRIPPSGIKQIIDDIVPTMGEAIALSALLLISLSLSAQNFLVDQRVLTQAIYRHLTNQLPNDKPPVLLVQINEKSIQEAKIRNPKPMDRKYLASLVDKLSAMDARVVGIDYLLDRKHGDRQGEIEDARLARSLQAAVKNPTHPTWFVFAMTWGDTKEPLSVHPSLASNNWSLQGNINVLLGNMKLIPAKDTSKASLSFSYMLALAYKLNCEDATHSHQHKPQPQLQNKTDFFSEVTSYLREKGQHYKTLFPPAARLQPITSFSYKLRQKWLHPIIDFSIPPDRVYNSIPAWKLLQIKGHSYQSLKQQVAIVVPWGYGEAGVSKDGEDNWNMPPALSFWLTQGDSRNSRMVSPGGESHAYMVHHLLKNRLVVPIPDLWAIAVALILGKGTALIIGKRQHYRQLRVILPVITPPVYGIVCLQIYISSAILLPWFLPSVAFGLPMLLRKRNYA
- a CDS encoding DUF1822 family protein, producing MNPTIANLMEIMFDFEALLPDTIVLQPNDIERAIQLSLQIDNELRQWQTYLNALAMFAFEQWVKHRAPDIPIDRDKCSIFAPPNANIIDAVCNLNVGNFKICLTAVGSVIEEAIALPKAIFDLPEYTAQFYVLVEVREELEEARIYGFMSYEKIGEARAIASLQEADKQENYSLPLDLFDTDSDNLMLYLRCLEPSAILLPTEATDSTRDEINRVSLADRLNATTQQMLNVGLWLRDEMDEVAQGLSWVLLPAFSPEAVPLRSPTQELEVILTELERGGTLIPQNARGGYQDLQLAQSWVRLYAVTWPILSVDNIPEWTLLLVLGSQPGYNLPDNLILRVSDETGVLVERALNRETGDSYIYARVAGTWNETFLVTIALRNSATLTLPPFAFRPNQTL